GCACTGAAGGAGTGGGTGGGGTGGCTGGTCGAGGATGTTAAGGGGAAGTCGCCGAAGATCCGGGCGCCTGCGCGCGTCAACGAAGACCTCTTGACTGTGTATCCGGTCGGGGATCCCCACTTGGGCATGTATTCCTGGGCCGCGGAGACCGGGTCAGATTTTGATTTGGAGATCGCGGAGCGTCTTATGTGCTCGGCGATCGATCGGCTGGTCGCGTGTGCGCCGGCATCTGCGATTGCCCTGCTGTTGGAGCTGGGGGATCTATTCCACGCAGACAACTCGAGCAACGCCACGCCGCGCAACGCCAATGCTTTGGACGTTGATACACGATGGGCTCGAGTGCTACAGATAGGCCTTAGGGTGATGATCTACACGATCAAGGCCCTACTGAAGAAACACAAGAAGGTGATCGTGAAACTGAATGCTGGCAACCACGACCCGCACACCAGCTTCGCTCTGTCTCTTGCCCTAGATGCGTTCTTCCACCTGGACGATCGTGTCGTGGTCGACCTGAGCCCAGCGGTTCATTGGTACTACACCTTCGGAAAGGTGCTGATCGGTAGCACGCACGGGGACACGACAAAAGTGGCCGCGCT
This genomic interval from bacterium contains the following:
- a CDS encoding oxidoreductase; its protein translation is MRIDPKLKEWATETQLKCIDAVNELGWRGAARDIGVRLSTIQGAVSGVKKRAAKAGYAPESDMTHIAPSPFDVSGVSTHYDADGKPTAQWVKTKLNNDKAYDALKEWVGWLVEDVKGKSPKIRAPARVNEDLLTVYPVGDPHLGMYSWAAETGSDFDLEIAERLMCSAIDRLVACAPASAIALLLELGDLFHADNSSNATPRNANALDVDTRWARVLQIGLRVMIYTIKALLKKHKKVIVKLNAGNHDPHTSFALSLALDAFFHLDDRVVVDLSPAVHWYYTFGKVLIGSTHGDTTKVAALPGVMAADRPVDWGGTTHRYWYLGHIHHRDMKEFPGVVCEYFRTLAARDAWHSQQGYRAGRDMVCIVHHKNHGEVERHRCDLSMLEAV